The following coding sequences are from one Phoenix dactylifera cultivar Barhee BC4 unplaced genomic scaffold, palm_55x_up_171113_PBpolish2nd_filt_p 000194F, whole genome shotgun sequence window:
- the LOC103724343 gene encoding uncharacterized protein DDB_G0287625-like isoform X1 produces the protein MADRGVVVVKTIWMKQAEEAKLKSEAEKAAAAKAAFEATFKDVEKPKEKDDSSDSDGDEGENLASKPLGPVDPSKCSAAGAGIAGGTACSPSTFTVVTKDSDGRKIPSGGAHLKVKISPGVGVGGSDQEGIVKDQGDGTYTVTYVVPKRGNYMVHVECDGKPIMGSPFPVFFSTSTTVGTTGMPAAASPFPNMVNQTMPNMPNYSGAVSGAFPGLLGMIPGVIPGASGGVVLQGMGASLGEICREYLYGQCTKTDCKFNHPPQNLLMSALAATTTMGTLSQAPMAPSAAAMAAAQAIVAAKALQAHAAQMQAQSSGDTPGSPDKAAKADVLKKTLQVSNLSPLLTVDQLKQLFGYCGTVVDCTITDSKHFAYIEYSKPEEATAALALNNMDVGGRPLNVEMAKSLPSKSALVNPSLPLMMQQAVAMQQMQFQQALLMQQTIASQQAAARAATMKSATEMASARAAEISKKLKAEGVGDEDKVVNRKSRSPSSSRQRSKSRSKSPIKYRRSRRSRSFSPIKYSRDRRSRSPIRSHHSNHGTERSYRDDRDSYSRSGRQERSRDHYSSHSRRHRSRSSSPRLKKSSRASSTSPKNHRESLSPRTKKSSRAGSRSPRHHRGSRTSPVRDHRSSRHSRHSRSRSAEKRHHYEKEDTKKSERRKEDGKRSDGRNTSSKDAKDSREPKEVKPDYSAVSHKRGSLVNVDEALKNEKGIGKHKKSKLDDESSEKTDDQNLIVDDFKMSEDKRFSSTTSKSHRSSTNDDNNHAENQDFSRHEKSGTSYKKHGRSESASRERGSATGESKQLRDDRASHHSSLRSHRSSRQSGEKSSKDKLDKHKLEKPKDHHEKPREKYDVIKQSETADRRPENINDSPEVKPYSTDGRVQKESENPKVDKMFERDNRHLESSDSMDTKQDHIGCCFDGLNKDCNVDNLKTLKTSPASEEHAKLIIGTKDNSEMKNLEMESGKMETYDSVENKRHHRPDAADMMIKYQDDNGNGSIYLDSDTPPGKTDPNIKKMECINYEFAGSRRDGPSTYISVLSTRSMSPENSNVGSNKFADFTNQEYIKHDSADTEENLLPKVVPEHKFVDSESEGSRKNEIAGYFSKFVAHESSVVQGSCLVDGAYADDIPESLTKMTVNSPSLDDSTNSTSQS, from the exons ATGGCGGATCGGGGTGTTGTCGTCGTGAAAACCATATGGATGAAGCAGGCGGAGGAGGCCAAACTCAAGAGCGAGGCCGAGAAGGCTGCCGCCGCCAAGGCCGCCTTCGAGGCTACCTTCAAGGACGTTGAGAAGCCCAAGGAGAAGGATGACTCATCCGACAGCGACGGGGACGAGGGCGAGAACCTCGCCAGCAAGCCCCTCGGCCCCGTCGACCCCTCCAAGTGCTCCGCCGCTGGCGCCGGCATCGCTGGAGGCACCGCCTGCTCCCCCTCCACCTTCACCGTAGTCACCAAGGACTCCGACGGCAGGAAGATCCCCTCCGGTGGCGCCCACCTCAAGGTGAAGATCTCCCCTGGCGTCGGGGTCGGCGGGTCCGATCAGGAGGGAATCGTTAAGGATCAAGGGGACGGGACGTATACCGTGACCTACGTTGTGCCCAAGCGTGGGAACTACATGGTCCATGTGGAGTGCGACGGGAAGCCAATCATGGGGAGCCCGTTCCCGGTGTTCTTCAGCACCAGTACGACAGTAGGGACCACGGGCATGCCGGCCGCGGCGAGCCCGTTTCCAAATATGGTCAACCAGACAATGCCCAACATGCCCAATTACTCAGGGGCAGTATCTGGGGCATTTCCGGGGCTTCTTGGGATGATCCCTGGTGTCATCCCCGGTGCCTCTGGTGGAGTGGTGTTGCAAGGAATGGGAGCTTCATTGGGGGAGATCTGTCGGGAGTACCTCTACGGTCAATGCACTAAGACCGATTGCAAGTTCAACCACCCACCGCAGAATTTGTTAATGTCGGCACTGGCTGCGACGACCACGATGGGGACCTTAAGTCAGGCCCCGATGGCCCCTTCGGCAGCTGCGATGGCTGCTGCTCAGGCAATTGTTGCTGCAAAGGCCCTTCAGGCACATGCTGCCCAAATGCAAGCACAGTCGTCTGGAGATACACCTG GCTCTCCTGACAAGGCTGCAAAGGCTGATGTTCTGAAGAAAACCCTGCAAGTCAGCAATCTTAGCCCCCTTCTTACTGTGGATCAACTTAAACAGCTATTTGGTTATTGTGGTACTGTTGTCGATTGTACCATCACAGATTCAAAACATTTTGCTTACATAGAATACTCTAAGCCAGAAGAAGCAACTGCGGCTTTGGCACTGAACAACATGGATGTTGGTGGCCGTCCATTGAATGTTGAAATGGCAAAGTCCCTACCTTCAAAATCTGCTCTTGTGAACCCTTCATTACCATTAATGATGCAGCAAGCAGTTGCTATGCAACAGATGCAATTTCAACAGGCATTGTTGATGCAACAAACAATAGCCTCTCAGCAGGCTGCTGCTCGGGCAGCAACAATGAAATCTGCAACAGAGATGGCTTCAGCCAGAGCTGCTGAGATAAGCAAAAAATTGAAAGCAGAGGGTGTAGGTGATGAGGATAAGGTGGTTAACAGAAAATCCAG GTCGCCATCTTCCTCTCGCCAAAGATCCAAGTCTCGGTCAAAGTCACCTATTAAGTATCGTAGAAGCAGGCGGTCTCGCTCTTTCTCGCCAATAAAATACTCCCGAGATCGAAGGTCGAGATCCCCAATAAGATCACACCATTCAAATCACGGCACTGAAAGGTCATACAGAGATGATCGGGACAGCTATAGCAGGAGTGGAAGGCAAGAAAGATCTCGTGATCATTATTCCTCTCATTCAAGAAGACATCGAAGTAGGAGCTCAAGTCCTAGATTGAAAAAATCATCTCGAGCTAGTTCAACATCACCAAAGAATCATAGAGAAAGTTTAAGTCCCAGAACAAAGAAATCATCTCGAGCTGGTTCAAGGTCACCAAGGCATCACAGAGGAAGCAGAACATCTCCTGTACGTGACCATCGGTCCTCTCGCCACAGTAGGCACTCCAGATCAAGATCAGCAGAGAAAAGGCATCATTACGAAAAAGAAGATACAAAAAAATCTGAAAGGAGGAAGGAGGATGGTAAAAGATCTGATGGAAGAAACACATCTAGTAAAGATGCAAAAGATTCTAGGGAACCAAAGGAAGTTAAGCCTGATTATTCTGCAGTCAGTCATAAGAGGGGCTCTTTGGTAAATGTGGATGAAGCCTTGAAGAATGAGAAAGGCATTGGCAAACATAAAAAGTCTAAATTGGATGATGAAAGTTCTGAGAAAACTGATGATCAAAATCTCATCGTGGACGACTTTAAGATGAGTGAAGATAAGAGGTTTTCTTCTACAACATCAAAATCACACAGAAGTTCCACAAATGATGATAATAATCACGCTGAAAATCAAGATTTCAGCAGGCATGAGAAGTCAGGAACAAGCTATAAGAAACATGGCAGAAGTGAATCTGCTTCTAGGGAAAGGGGATCTGCAACTGGAGAATCTAAACAATTGAGGGATGACAGGGCTTCACATCACTCAAGTTTGAGATCTCACAGAAGTTCACGGCAGTCGGGAGAAAAGTCCTCCAAGGATAAACTAGATAAGCACAAACTGGAGAAACCAAAAGACCACCATGAAAAGCCTCGGGAAAAATATGATGTCATCAAACAGTCGGAAACTGCAGATAGAAGGCCGGAAAACATCAATGATTCTCCAGAAGTAAAGCCGTATTCTACTGATGGTAGAGTGCAAAAAGAATCAGAGAATCCTAAGGTAGATAAAATGTTTGAACGAGATAACAGGCATTTGGAGAGCAGTGACTCTATGGACACCAAACAAGATCATATTGGTTGTTGTTTTGATGGACTGAACAAAGATTGTAATGTTGATAATTTGAAGACCCTCAAGACAAGCCCAGCATCAGAGGAGCATGCAAAACTTATAATAGGTACAAAAGATAATAGTGAAATGAAAAATTTAGAGATGGAGTCAGGGAAGATGGAAACTTATGATTCTGTTGAGAATAAAAGACATCATCGACCAGATGCTGCTGATATGATGATCAAGTATCAGGATGACAATGGTAATGGATCAATATACCTTGACAGTGATACTCCACCTGGCAAAACAGATCCAAACATCAAGAAAATGGAATGCATTAACTATGAATTTGCAGGATCGAGAAGAGATGGCCCTAGTACCTATATCTCAGTATTGAGCACTCGCAGCATGAGTCCCGAAAATTCAAATGTGGGTTCAAATAAGTTTGCTGACTTTACTAATCAAGAGTATATCAAACATGATTCGGCTGACACAGAAGAAAATTTGCTACCAAAGGTTGTTCCTGAGCATAAATTTGTTGACTCTGAGTCAGAAGGATCACGCAAAAATGAAATTGCTGGGTACTTCTCAAAGTTTGTTGCTCATGAGAGTTCTGTAGTGCAGGGCTCTTGTCTTGTGGATGGAGCTTATGCTGATGATATTCCAGAATCCTTGACCAAGATGACTGTTAATTCTCCTTCATTGGATGATTCAACAAATTCAACATCACA GAGTTGA
- the LOC103724343 gene encoding uncharacterized protein LOC103724343 isoform X2 — protein MADRGVVVVKTIWMKQAEEAKLKSEAEKAAAAKAAFEATFKDVEKPKEKDDSSDSDGDEGENLASKPLGPVDPSKCSAAGAGIAGGTACSPSTFTVVTKDSDGRKIPSGGAHLKVKISPGVGVGGSDQEGIVKDQGDGTYTVTYVVPKRGNYMVHVECDGKPIMGSPFPVFFSTSTTVGTTGMPAAASPFPNMVNQTMPNMPNYSGAVSGAFPGLLGMIPGVIPGASGGVVLQGMGASLGEICREYLYGQCTKTDCKFNHPPQNLLMSALAATTTMGTLSQAPMAPSAAAMAAAQAIVAAKALQAHAAQMQAQSSGDTPGSPDKAAKADVLKKTLQVSNLSPLLTVDQLKQLFGYCGTVVDCTITDSKHFAYIEYSKPEEATAALALNNMDVGGRPLNVEMAKSLPSKSALVNPSLPLMMQQAVAMQQMQFQQALLMQQTIASQQAAARAATMKSATEMASARAAEISKKLKAEGVGDEDKVVNRKSRSPSSSRQRSKSRSKSPIKYRRSRRSRSFSPIKYSRDRRSRSPIRSHHSNHGTERSYRDDRDSYSRSGRQERSRDHYSSHSRRHRSRSSSPRLKKSSRASSTSPKNHRESLSPRTKKSSRAGSRSPRHHRGSRTSPVRDHRSSRHSRHSRSRSAEKRHHYEKEDTKKSERRKEDGKRSDGRNTSSKDAKDSREPKEVKPDYSAVSHKRGSLVNVDEALKNEKGIGKHKKSKLDDESSEKTDDQNLIVDDFKMSEDKRFSSTTSKSHRSSTNDDNNHAENQDFSRHEKSGTSYKKHGRSESASRERGSATGESKQLRDDRASHHSSLRSHRSSRQSGEKSSKDKLDKHKLEKPKDHHEKPREKYDVIKQSETADRRPENINDSPEVKPYSTDGRVQKESENPKVDKMFERDNRHLESSDSMDTKQDHIGCCFDGLNKDCNVDNLKTLKTSPASEEHAKLIIGTKDNSEMKNLEMESGKMETYDSVENKRHHRPDAADMMIKYQDDNGSRRDGPSTYISVLSTRSMSPENSNVGSNKFADFTNQEYIKHDSADTEENLLPKVVPEHKFVDSESEGSRKNEIAGYFSKFVAHESSVVQGSCLVDGAYADDIPESLTKMTVNSPSLDDSTNSTSQS, from the exons ATGGCGGATCGGGGTGTTGTCGTCGTGAAAACCATATGGATGAAGCAGGCGGAGGAGGCCAAACTCAAGAGCGAGGCCGAGAAGGCTGCCGCCGCCAAGGCCGCCTTCGAGGCTACCTTCAAGGACGTTGAGAAGCCCAAGGAGAAGGATGACTCATCCGACAGCGACGGGGACGAGGGCGAGAACCTCGCCAGCAAGCCCCTCGGCCCCGTCGACCCCTCCAAGTGCTCCGCCGCTGGCGCCGGCATCGCTGGAGGCACCGCCTGCTCCCCCTCCACCTTCACCGTAGTCACCAAGGACTCCGACGGCAGGAAGATCCCCTCCGGTGGCGCCCACCTCAAGGTGAAGATCTCCCCTGGCGTCGGGGTCGGCGGGTCCGATCAGGAGGGAATCGTTAAGGATCAAGGGGACGGGACGTATACCGTGACCTACGTTGTGCCCAAGCGTGGGAACTACATGGTCCATGTGGAGTGCGACGGGAAGCCAATCATGGGGAGCCCGTTCCCGGTGTTCTTCAGCACCAGTACGACAGTAGGGACCACGGGCATGCCGGCCGCGGCGAGCCCGTTTCCAAATATGGTCAACCAGACAATGCCCAACATGCCCAATTACTCAGGGGCAGTATCTGGGGCATTTCCGGGGCTTCTTGGGATGATCCCTGGTGTCATCCCCGGTGCCTCTGGTGGAGTGGTGTTGCAAGGAATGGGAGCTTCATTGGGGGAGATCTGTCGGGAGTACCTCTACGGTCAATGCACTAAGACCGATTGCAAGTTCAACCACCCACCGCAGAATTTGTTAATGTCGGCACTGGCTGCGACGACCACGATGGGGACCTTAAGTCAGGCCCCGATGGCCCCTTCGGCAGCTGCGATGGCTGCTGCTCAGGCAATTGTTGCTGCAAAGGCCCTTCAGGCACATGCTGCCCAAATGCAAGCACAGTCGTCTGGAGATACACCTG GCTCTCCTGACAAGGCTGCAAAGGCTGATGTTCTGAAGAAAACCCTGCAAGTCAGCAATCTTAGCCCCCTTCTTACTGTGGATCAACTTAAACAGCTATTTGGTTATTGTGGTACTGTTGTCGATTGTACCATCACAGATTCAAAACATTTTGCTTACATAGAATACTCTAAGCCAGAAGAAGCAACTGCGGCTTTGGCACTGAACAACATGGATGTTGGTGGCCGTCCATTGAATGTTGAAATGGCAAAGTCCCTACCTTCAAAATCTGCTCTTGTGAACCCTTCATTACCATTAATGATGCAGCAAGCAGTTGCTATGCAACAGATGCAATTTCAACAGGCATTGTTGATGCAACAAACAATAGCCTCTCAGCAGGCTGCTGCTCGGGCAGCAACAATGAAATCTGCAACAGAGATGGCTTCAGCCAGAGCTGCTGAGATAAGCAAAAAATTGAAAGCAGAGGGTGTAGGTGATGAGGATAAGGTGGTTAACAGAAAATCCAG GTCGCCATCTTCCTCTCGCCAAAGATCCAAGTCTCGGTCAAAGTCACCTATTAAGTATCGTAGAAGCAGGCGGTCTCGCTCTTTCTCGCCAATAAAATACTCCCGAGATCGAAGGTCGAGATCCCCAATAAGATCACACCATTCAAATCACGGCACTGAAAGGTCATACAGAGATGATCGGGACAGCTATAGCAGGAGTGGAAGGCAAGAAAGATCTCGTGATCATTATTCCTCTCATTCAAGAAGACATCGAAGTAGGAGCTCAAGTCCTAGATTGAAAAAATCATCTCGAGCTAGTTCAACATCACCAAAGAATCATAGAGAAAGTTTAAGTCCCAGAACAAAGAAATCATCTCGAGCTGGTTCAAGGTCACCAAGGCATCACAGAGGAAGCAGAACATCTCCTGTACGTGACCATCGGTCCTCTCGCCACAGTAGGCACTCCAGATCAAGATCAGCAGAGAAAAGGCATCATTACGAAAAAGAAGATACAAAAAAATCTGAAAGGAGGAAGGAGGATGGTAAAAGATCTGATGGAAGAAACACATCTAGTAAAGATGCAAAAGATTCTAGGGAACCAAAGGAAGTTAAGCCTGATTATTCTGCAGTCAGTCATAAGAGGGGCTCTTTGGTAAATGTGGATGAAGCCTTGAAGAATGAGAAAGGCATTGGCAAACATAAAAAGTCTAAATTGGATGATGAAAGTTCTGAGAAAACTGATGATCAAAATCTCATCGTGGACGACTTTAAGATGAGTGAAGATAAGAGGTTTTCTTCTACAACATCAAAATCACACAGAAGTTCCACAAATGATGATAATAATCACGCTGAAAATCAAGATTTCAGCAGGCATGAGAAGTCAGGAACAAGCTATAAGAAACATGGCAGAAGTGAATCTGCTTCTAGGGAAAGGGGATCTGCAACTGGAGAATCTAAACAATTGAGGGATGACAGGGCTTCACATCACTCAAGTTTGAGATCTCACAGAAGTTCACGGCAGTCGGGAGAAAAGTCCTCCAAGGATAAACTAGATAAGCACAAACTGGAGAAACCAAAAGACCACCATGAAAAGCCTCGGGAAAAATATGATGTCATCAAACAGTCGGAAACTGCAGATAGAAGGCCGGAAAACATCAATGATTCTCCAGAAGTAAAGCCGTATTCTACTGATGGTAGAGTGCAAAAAGAATCAGAGAATCCTAAGGTAGATAAAATGTTTGAACGAGATAACAGGCATTTGGAGAGCAGTGACTCTATGGACACCAAACAAGATCATATTGGTTGTTGTTTTGATGGACTGAACAAAGATTGTAATGTTGATAATTTGAAGACCCTCAAGACAAGCCCAGCATCAGAGGAGCATGCAAAACTTATAATAGGTACAAAAGATAATAGTGAAATGAAAAATTTAGAGATGGAGTCAGGGAAGATGGAAACTTATGATTCTGTTGAGAATAAAAGACATCATCGACCAGATGCTGCTGATATGATGATCAAGTATCAGGATGACAATG GATCGAGAAGAGATGGCCCTAGTACCTATATCTCAGTATTGAGCACTCGCAGCATGAGTCCCGAAAATTCAAATGTGGGTTCAAATAAGTTTGCTGACTTTACTAATCAAGAGTATATCAAACATGATTCGGCTGACACAGAAGAAAATTTGCTACCAAAGGTTGTTCCTGAGCATAAATTTGTTGACTCTGAGTCAGAAGGATCACGCAAAAATGAAATTGCTGGGTACTTCTCAAAGTTTGTTGCTCATGAGAGTTCTGTAGTGCAGGGCTCTTGTCTTGTGGATGGAGCTTATGCTGATGATATTCCAGAATCCTTGACCAAGATGACTGTTAATTCTCCTTCATTGGATGATTCAACAAATTCAACATCACA GAGTTGA
- the LOC103724343 gene encoding uncharacterized protein LOC103724343 isoform X4, protein MADRGVVVVKTIWMKQAEEAKLKSEAEKAAAAKAAFEATFKDVEKPKEKDDSSDSDGDEGENLASKPLGPVDPSKCSAAGAGIAGGTACSPSTFTVVTKDSDGRKIPSGGAHLKVKISPGVGVGGSDQEGIVKDQGDGTYTVTYVVPKRGNYMVHVECDGKPIMGSPFPVFFSTSTTVGTTGMPAAASPFPNMVNQTMPNMPNYSGAVSGAFPGLLGMIPGVIPGASGGVVLQGMGASLGEICREYLYGQCTKTDCKFNHPPQNLLMSALAATTTMGTLSQAPMAPSAAAMAAAQAIVAAKALQAHAAQMQAQSSGDTPGSPDKAAKADVLKKTLQVSNLSPLLTVDQLKQLFGYCGTVVDCTITDSKHFAYIEYSKPEEATAALALNNMDVGGRPLNVEMAKSLPSKSALVNPSLPLMMQQAVAMQQMQFQQALLMQQTIASQQAAARAATMKSATEMASARAAEISKKLKAEGVGDEDKVVNRKSRSPSSSRQRSKSRSKSPIKYRRSRRSRSFSPIKYSRDRRSRSPIRSHHSNHGTERSYRDDRDSYSRSGRQERSRDHYSSHSRRHRSRSSSPRLKKSSRASSTSPKNHRESLSPRTKKSSRAGSRSPRHHRGSRTSPVRDHRSSRHSRHSRSRSAEKRHHYEKEDTKKSERRKEDGKRSDGRNTSSKDAKDSREPKEVKPDYSAVSHKRGSLVNVDEALKNEKGIGKHKKSKLDDESSEKTDDQNLIVDDFKMSEDKRFSSTTSKSHRSSTNDDNNHAENQDFSRHEKSGTSYKKHGRSESASRERGSATGESKQLRDDRASHHSSLRSHRSSRQSGEKSSKDKLDKHKLEKPKDHHEKPREKYDVIKQSETADRRPENINDSPEVKPYSTDGRVQKESENPKVDKMFERDNRHLESSDSMDTKQDHIGCCFDGLNKDCNVDNLKTLKTSPASEEHAKLIIGTKDNSEMKNLEMESGKMETYDSVENKRHHRPDAADMMIKYQDDNGSRRDGPSTYISVLSTRSMSPENSNVGSNKFADFTNQEYIKHDSADTEENLLPKGSCLVDGAYADDIPESLTKMTVNSPSLDDSTNSTSQS, encoded by the exons ATGGCGGATCGGGGTGTTGTCGTCGTGAAAACCATATGGATGAAGCAGGCGGAGGAGGCCAAACTCAAGAGCGAGGCCGAGAAGGCTGCCGCCGCCAAGGCCGCCTTCGAGGCTACCTTCAAGGACGTTGAGAAGCCCAAGGAGAAGGATGACTCATCCGACAGCGACGGGGACGAGGGCGAGAACCTCGCCAGCAAGCCCCTCGGCCCCGTCGACCCCTCCAAGTGCTCCGCCGCTGGCGCCGGCATCGCTGGAGGCACCGCCTGCTCCCCCTCCACCTTCACCGTAGTCACCAAGGACTCCGACGGCAGGAAGATCCCCTCCGGTGGCGCCCACCTCAAGGTGAAGATCTCCCCTGGCGTCGGGGTCGGCGGGTCCGATCAGGAGGGAATCGTTAAGGATCAAGGGGACGGGACGTATACCGTGACCTACGTTGTGCCCAAGCGTGGGAACTACATGGTCCATGTGGAGTGCGACGGGAAGCCAATCATGGGGAGCCCGTTCCCGGTGTTCTTCAGCACCAGTACGACAGTAGGGACCACGGGCATGCCGGCCGCGGCGAGCCCGTTTCCAAATATGGTCAACCAGACAATGCCCAACATGCCCAATTACTCAGGGGCAGTATCTGGGGCATTTCCGGGGCTTCTTGGGATGATCCCTGGTGTCATCCCCGGTGCCTCTGGTGGAGTGGTGTTGCAAGGAATGGGAGCTTCATTGGGGGAGATCTGTCGGGAGTACCTCTACGGTCAATGCACTAAGACCGATTGCAAGTTCAACCACCCACCGCAGAATTTGTTAATGTCGGCACTGGCTGCGACGACCACGATGGGGACCTTAAGTCAGGCCCCGATGGCCCCTTCGGCAGCTGCGATGGCTGCTGCTCAGGCAATTGTTGCTGCAAAGGCCCTTCAGGCACATGCTGCCCAAATGCAAGCACAGTCGTCTGGAGATACACCTG GCTCTCCTGACAAGGCTGCAAAGGCTGATGTTCTGAAGAAAACCCTGCAAGTCAGCAATCTTAGCCCCCTTCTTACTGTGGATCAACTTAAACAGCTATTTGGTTATTGTGGTACTGTTGTCGATTGTACCATCACAGATTCAAAACATTTTGCTTACATAGAATACTCTAAGCCAGAAGAAGCAACTGCGGCTTTGGCACTGAACAACATGGATGTTGGTGGCCGTCCATTGAATGTTGAAATGGCAAAGTCCCTACCTTCAAAATCTGCTCTTGTGAACCCTTCATTACCATTAATGATGCAGCAAGCAGTTGCTATGCAACAGATGCAATTTCAACAGGCATTGTTGATGCAACAAACAATAGCCTCTCAGCAGGCTGCTGCTCGGGCAGCAACAATGAAATCTGCAACAGAGATGGCTTCAGCCAGAGCTGCTGAGATAAGCAAAAAATTGAAAGCAGAGGGTGTAGGTGATGAGGATAAGGTGGTTAACAGAAAATCCAG GTCGCCATCTTCCTCTCGCCAAAGATCCAAGTCTCGGTCAAAGTCACCTATTAAGTATCGTAGAAGCAGGCGGTCTCGCTCTTTCTCGCCAATAAAATACTCCCGAGATCGAAGGTCGAGATCCCCAATAAGATCACACCATTCAAATCACGGCACTGAAAGGTCATACAGAGATGATCGGGACAGCTATAGCAGGAGTGGAAGGCAAGAAAGATCTCGTGATCATTATTCCTCTCATTCAAGAAGACATCGAAGTAGGAGCTCAAGTCCTAGATTGAAAAAATCATCTCGAGCTAGTTCAACATCACCAAAGAATCATAGAGAAAGTTTAAGTCCCAGAACAAAGAAATCATCTCGAGCTGGTTCAAGGTCACCAAGGCATCACAGAGGAAGCAGAACATCTCCTGTACGTGACCATCGGTCCTCTCGCCACAGTAGGCACTCCAGATCAAGATCAGCAGAGAAAAGGCATCATTACGAAAAAGAAGATACAAAAAAATCTGAAAGGAGGAAGGAGGATGGTAAAAGATCTGATGGAAGAAACACATCTAGTAAAGATGCAAAAGATTCTAGGGAACCAAAGGAAGTTAAGCCTGATTATTCTGCAGTCAGTCATAAGAGGGGCTCTTTGGTAAATGTGGATGAAGCCTTGAAGAATGAGAAAGGCATTGGCAAACATAAAAAGTCTAAATTGGATGATGAAAGTTCTGAGAAAACTGATGATCAAAATCTCATCGTGGACGACTTTAAGATGAGTGAAGATAAGAGGTTTTCTTCTACAACATCAAAATCACACAGAAGTTCCACAAATGATGATAATAATCACGCTGAAAATCAAGATTTCAGCAGGCATGAGAAGTCAGGAACAAGCTATAAGAAACATGGCAGAAGTGAATCTGCTTCTAGGGAAAGGGGATCTGCAACTGGAGAATCTAAACAATTGAGGGATGACAGGGCTTCACATCACTCAAGTTTGAGATCTCACAGAAGTTCACGGCAGTCGGGAGAAAAGTCCTCCAAGGATAAACTAGATAAGCACAAACTGGAGAAACCAAAAGACCACCATGAAAAGCCTCGGGAAAAATATGATGTCATCAAACAGTCGGAAACTGCAGATAGAAGGCCGGAAAACATCAATGATTCTCCAGAAGTAAAGCCGTATTCTACTGATGGTAGAGTGCAAAAAGAATCAGAGAATCCTAAGGTAGATAAAATGTTTGAACGAGATAACAGGCATTTGGAGAGCAGTGACTCTATGGACACCAAACAAGATCATATTGGTTGTTGTTTTGATGGACTGAACAAAGATTGTAATGTTGATAATTTGAAGACCCTCAAGACAAGCCCAGCATCAGAGGAGCATGCAAAACTTATAATAGGTACAAAAGATAATAGTGAAATGAAAAATTTAGAGATGGAGTCAGGGAAGATGGAAACTTATGATTCTGTTGAGAATAAAAGACATCATCGACCAGATGCTGCTGATATGATGATCAAGTATCAGGATGACAATG GATCGAGAAGAGATGGCCCTAGTACCTATATCTCAGTATTGAGCACTCGCAGCATGAGTCCCGAAAATTCAAATGTGGGTTCAAATAAGTTTGCTGACTTTACTAATCAAGAGTATATCAAACATGATTCGGCTGACACAGAAGAAAATTTGCTACCAAAG GGCTCTTGTCTTGTGGATGGAGCTTATGCTGATGATATTCCAGAATCCTTGACCAAGATGACTGTTAATTCTCCTTCATTGGATGATTCAACAAATTCAACATCACA GAGTTGA